The Bombus pyrosoma isolate SC7728 linkage group LG3, ASM1482585v1, whole genome shotgun sequence genome has a segment encoding these proteins:
- the LOC122566136 gene encoding kinesin-like protein KIF12 isoform X1 produces MVLVKSPSPSRGDSLQKENAKKDKGKSRVSRGNSPADHTTSRGNSPGKSNSTIKVVTKSSLQQSRGSETGSIERLVDGDKRVIATKNWLPENNINVVVRVRPLNSKEIKAGDDMAVQFPGDGQIYCDGFPSSGDKKGKLFSYNVVFEPTATQEDILQFSGVKKLIEMAVEGFSCTAFCYGQTGSGKTHTLTGPPEMQFERMNPYSEQHGLVFRSFVYLFKLLQERQDCNFVLKASFLEIYNEKVIDLLNPGTSRKPLMVRWSKKTRGFFVENLFTVECEELDDLLAVLEEGMRNRKVGSHNMNDYSSRSHSILTVSITSEQQMDNSVFISRQGKINFVDLAGSEMTKKTQSEGKTLEEANNINKSLMVLGYCIASLSDGKRKGGHIPYRDSKLTKLLADSLAGNGVTLMIACISPAKSNASETLNTLRYAARVKKIRTKPIVVMDAREALILSLKREVGALQTENEHLRAALHLSGDASNIVRSESKTERRVPLTPPVVDLNKLSEMERPELSQLIHAYITENEALRRENAELYATREQVIRDQELVCRENERLLKKLEDVNSFYYCRVCCRSPIIPARPTYSAEMLNDNNNEDAPGATNVWTNPNVEPTPLSSDMIRNGLYRSASSMPEKIQKELDKRRIVGSYNNIAEAYKDKSHHRRHNSWDNGNGTTRMSPDQAISPIDINQYKKPSMRRTSTVPEERRPSETNDLLGEPVQPTDHSYNESPDSILSGPLEMANSTPDTAESETPTAPFPTVSHISSPFGTPEPEDHSIRTPRKFKEKEDETTERAFGSPIPIDEDKPL; encoded by the exons ATGGTGCTTGTGAAAAGTCCATCGCCTTCCCGAGGCGACAGTcttcaaaaagaaaatgcGAAGAAGGATAAAGGGAAGAGTCGCGTATCACGCGGCAATAGTCCCGCGGATCACACTACTTCCAGGGGAAATAGTCCAGGAAAGAGCAATTCTACAATTAAAGTAGTCACGAAAAGTAGCCTTCAACAGTCTCGTGGAAGCGA AACTGGTAGTATCGAGAGACTGGTAGACGGTGATAAGAGAGTGATCGCCACCAAGAATTGGCTTCCAGAGAACAACATAAATGTCGTTGTCAG AGTACGTCCGCTTAATAGCAAGGAAATTAAAGCCGGCGACGATATGGCCGTACAATTTCCCGGAGATGGACAGATATAC TGCGACGGATTTCCAAGCAGCGGGGACAAGAAGggcaaattattttcgtaCAACGTGGTGTTCGAGCCCACGGCCACTCAGGAGGACATCTTGCAATTCTCTGGTGTGAAAAAGCTTATTGAAATGGCGGTAGAAGGATTCAGCTGTACCGCGTTTTGCTACGGGCAAACCGGAAGCGGAAAAACTCACACCCTCACAGGGCCTCCAGAAATG CAGTTCGAAAGGATGAACCCTTACTCGGAGCAACACGGCCTGGTCTTCCGGTCTTTCGTCTACCTGTTTAAGTTGTTGCAAGAACGACAAGATTGTAATTTCGTGTTAAAAGCTTCCTTTCTGGAGATCTACAACGAAAAG GTAATAGATCTGTTAAATCCTGGCACGTCGAGGAAACCCCTAATGGTACGGTGGAGCAAAAAGACACGCGGCTTCTTCGTTGAAAACCTTTTCACCGTTGAGTGCGAGGAACTTGATGATCTTCTGGCGGTTCTCGAAGAAG GGatgagaaatagaaaagttgGTTCGCACAATATGAACGACTACTCCAGTAGAAGTCACAGTATTCTCACTGTCAGCATCACGTCTGAACAACAG ATGGATAACAGCGTGTTTATATCGAGACAAGGGAAAATTAACTTCGTCGATCTGGCTGGAAGTGAGATGACGAAGAAAACACAAAGCGAAGGGAAGACTCTGGAGGAagcgaataatattaataaaagtctCATGGTTCTAG GTTACTGCATAGCTTCTTTGAGCGATGGAAAACGCAAGGGTGGTCACATTCCGTATCGAGACAGCAAACTGACTAAGCTTCTGGCCGACAGTTTGGCAGGAAATGGCGTTACATTAATG atCGCCTGTATTTCGCCAGCTAAGTCGAACGCGAGCGAAACGTTGAATACATTGAGGTACGCGGCGAGGGTGAAGAAGATTCGAACGAAACCCATCGTGGTAATG GATGCTCGAGAAGCTCTGATTCTCAGTTTAAAACGAGAAGTAGGAGCTCTTCAGACGGAAAACGAACATCTGCGCGCGGCTCTTCATTTAAGTGGTGATGCATCGAATATAGTTCGTAGCGAATCCAAAA CTGAAAGAAGAGTGCCATTGACACCTCCAGTGGTGGATTTGAATAAACTATCCGAAATGGAACGACCCGAATTAAGTCAACTTATCCACGCGTATATTACCGAGAATGAAGCTCTCCGTCGAGAAAATGCAGAATTATATGCTACGAGGGAGCAAGTGATACGAGACCAAGAACTCGTATGCAGAGAAAACGAGAGGTTACTGAAGAAACTCGAGGACGTTAACTC ATTTTATTACTGTAGAGTGTGTTGCCGGTCGCCAATTATACCTGCCAGACCAACCTATTCGGCGGAAATGTTGAACGATAACAATAACGAGGACGCACCTGGCGCTACCAATGTTTGGACCAATCCTAACGTCGAACCTACGCCTCTTTCAAGT gATATGATCAGGAATGGATTATACAGATCCGCTAGTAGTATGCCAGAGAAGATCCAGAAAGAACTAGACAAACGTAGAATCGTAGGGAGTTATAATAACATAGCAGAAGCATACAAAGACAAGAGTCATCATCGTCGACACAATTCATGGGACAACGGGAACGGGACGACGAGAATGAGTCCGGACCAAGCTATATCACCGATAGATATTAATCA GTACAAAAAGCCGAGCATGCGTCGCACCTCGACAGTCCCTGAAGAACGAAGACCATCGGAGACGAACGATCTCCTGGGCGAACCGGTTCAACCAACCGACCATTCGTACAACGAATCCCCAGACTCGATACTCAGCGGTCCTCTGGAGATGGCGAACTCAACGCCGGACACAGCTGAGTCAGAGACGCCAACAGCGCCATTTCCGACGGTATCACACATCTCGTCCCCGTTCGGCACTCCGGAACCCGAAGACCATTCGATAAGGACAccaagaaaattcaaagagaaagaggacgaAACTACTGAAAGAGCTTTTGGAAGTCCAATTCCTATTGACGAAGATAAACCACTTTGA
- the LOC122566136 gene encoding kinesin-like protein KIF12 isoform X2, which produces MVLVKSPSPSRGDSLQKENAKKDKGKSRVSRGNSPADHTTSRGNSPGKSNSTIKVVTKSSLQQSRGSETGSIERLVDGDKRVIATKNWLPENNINVVVRVRPLNSKEIKAGDDMAVQFPGDGQIYCDGFPSSGDKKGKLFSYNVVFEPTATQEDILQFSGVKKLIEMAVEGFSCTAFCYGQTGSGKTHTLTGPPEMFERMNPYSEQHGLVFRSFVYLFKLLQERQDCNFVLKASFLEIYNEKVIDLLNPGTSRKPLMVRWSKKTRGFFVENLFTVECEELDDLLAVLEEGMRNRKVGSHNMNDYSSRSHSILTVSITSEQQMDNSVFISRQGKINFVDLAGSEMTKKTQSEGKTLEEANNINKSLMVLGYCIASLSDGKRKGGHIPYRDSKLTKLLADSLAGNGVTLMIACISPAKSNASETLNTLRYAARVKKIRTKPIVVMDAREALILSLKREVGALQTENEHLRAALHLSGDASNIVRSESKTERRVPLTPPVVDLNKLSEMERPELSQLIHAYITENEALRRENAELYATREQVIRDQELVCRENERLLKKLEDVNSFYYCRVCCRSPIIPARPTYSAEMLNDNNNEDAPGATNVWTNPNVEPTPLSSDMIRNGLYRSASSMPEKIQKELDKRRIVGSYNNIAEAYKDKSHHRRHNSWDNGNGTTRMSPDQAISPIDINQYKKPSMRRTSTVPEERRPSETNDLLGEPVQPTDHSYNESPDSILSGPLEMANSTPDTAESETPTAPFPTVSHISSPFGTPEPEDHSIRTPRKFKEKEDETTERAFGSPIPIDEDKPL; this is translated from the exons ATGGTGCTTGTGAAAAGTCCATCGCCTTCCCGAGGCGACAGTcttcaaaaagaaaatgcGAAGAAGGATAAAGGGAAGAGTCGCGTATCACGCGGCAATAGTCCCGCGGATCACACTACTTCCAGGGGAAATAGTCCAGGAAAGAGCAATTCTACAATTAAAGTAGTCACGAAAAGTAGCCTTCAACAGTCTCGTGGAAGCGA AACTGGTAGTATCGAGAGACTGGTAGACGGTGATAAGAGAGTGATCGCCACCAAGAATTGGCTTCCAGAGAACAACATAAATGTCGTTGTCAG AGTACGTCCGCTTAATAGCAAGGAAATTAAAGCCGGCGACGATATGGCCGTACAATTTCCCGGAGATGGACAGATATAC TGCGACGGATTTCCAAGCAGCGGGGACAAGAAGggcaaattattttcgtaCAACGTGGTGTTCGAGCCCACGGCCACTCAGGAGGACATCTTGCAATTCTCTGGTGTGAAAAAGCTTATTGAAATGGCGGTAGAAGGATTCAGCTGTACCGCGTTTTGCTACGGGCAAACCGGAAGCGGAAAAACTCACACCCTCACAGGGCCTCCAGAAATG TTCGAAAGGATGAACCCTTACTCGGAGCAACACGGCCTGGTCTTCCGGTCTTTCGTCTACCTGTTTAAGTTGTTGCAAGAACGACAAGATTGTAATTTCGTGTTAAAAGCTTCCTTTCTGGAGATCTACAACGAAAAG GTAATAGATCTGTTAAATCCTGGCACGTCGAGGAAACCCCTAATGGTACGGTGGAGCAAAAAGACACGCGGCTTCTTCGTTGAAAACCTTTTCACCGTTGAGTGCGAGGAACTTGATGATCTTCTGGCGGTTCTCGAAGAAG GGatgagaaatagaaaagttgGTTCGCACAATATGAACGACTACTCCAGTAGAAGTCACAGTATTCTCACTGTCAGCATCACGTCTGAACAACAG ATGGATAACAGCGTGTTTATATCGAGACAAGGGAAAATTAACTTCGTCGATCTGGCTGGAAGTGAGATGACGAAGAAAACACAAAGCGAAGGGAAGACTCTGGAGGAagcgaataatattaataaaagtctCATGGTTCTAG GTTACTGCATAGCTTCTTTGAGCGATGGAAAACGCAAGGGTGGTCACATTCCGTATCGAGACAGCAAACTGACTAAGCTTCTGGCCGACAGTTTGGCAGGAAATGGCGTTACATTAATG atCGCCTGTATTTCGCCAGCTAAGTCGAACGCGAGCGAAACGTTGAATACATTGAGGTACGCGGCGAGGGTGAAGAAGATTCGAACGAAACCCATCGTGGTAATG GATGCTCGAGAAGCTCTGATTCTCAGTTTAAAACGAGAAGTAGGAGCTCTTCAGACGGAAAACGAACATCTGCGCGCGGCTCTTCATTTAAGTGGTGATGCATCGAATATAGTTCGTAGCGAATCCAAAA CTGAAAGAAGAGTGCCATTGACACCTCCAGTGGTGGATTTGAATAAACTATCCGAAATGGAACGACCCGAATTAAGTCAACTTATCCACGCGTATATTACCGAGAATGAAGCTCTCCGTCGAGAAAATGCAGAATTATATGCTACGAGGGAGCAAGTGATACGAGACCAAGAACTCGTATGCAGAGAAAACGAGAGGTTACTGAAGAAACTCGAGGACGTTAACTC ATTTTATTACTGTAGAGTGTGTTGCCGGTCGCCAATTATACCTGCCAGACCAACCTATTCGGCGGAAATGTTGAACGATAACAATAACGAGGACGCACCTGGCGCTACCAATGTTTGGACCAATCCTAACGTCGAACCTACGCCTCTTTCAAGT gATATGATCAGGAATGGATTATACAGATCCGCTAGTAGTATGCCAGAGAAGATCCAGAAAGAACTAGACAAACGTAGAATCGTAGGGAGTTATAATAACATAGCAGAAGCATACAAAGACAAGAGTCATCATCGTCGACACAATTCATGGGACAACGGGAACGGGACGACGAGAATGAGTCCGGACCAAGCTATATCACCGATAGATATTAATCA GTACAAAAAGCCGAGCATGCGTCGCACCTCGACAGTCCCTGAAGAACGAAGACCATCGGAGACGAACGATCTCCTGGGCGAACCGGTTCAACCAACCGACCATTCGTACAACGAATCCCCAGACTCGATACTCAGCGGTCCTCTGGAGATGGCGAACTCAACGCCGGACACAGCTGAGTCAGAGACGCCAACAGCGCCATTTCCGACGGTATCACACATCTCGTCCCCGTTCGGCACTCCGGAACCCGAAGACCATTCGATAAGGACAccaagaaaattcaaagagaaagaggacgaAACTACTGAAAGAGCTTTTGGAAGTCCAATTCCTATTGACGAAGATAAACCACTTTGA
- the LOC122566136 gene encoding kinesin-like protein KIF12 isoform X6: MVLVKSPSPSRGDSLQKENAKKDKGKSRVSRGNSPADHTTSRGNSPGKSNSTIKVVTKSSLQQSRGSETGSIERLVDGDKRVIATKNWLPENNINVVVRVRPLNSKEIKAGDDMAVQFPGDGQIYCDGFPSSGDKKGKLFSYNVVFEPTATQEDILQFSGVKKLIEMAVEGFSCTAFCYGQTGSGKTHTLTGPPEMQFERMNPYSEQHGLVFRSFVYLFKLLQERQDCNFVLKASFLEIYNEKVIDLLNPGTSRKPLMVRWSKKTRGFFVENLFTVECEELDDLLAVLEEGMRNRKVGSHNMNDYSSRSHSILTVSITSEQQMDNSVFISRQGKINFVDLAGSEMTKKTQSEGKTLEEANNINKSLMVLGYCIASLSDGKRKGGHIPYRDSKLTKLLADSLAGNGVTLMIACISPAKSNASETLNTLRYAARVKKIRTKPIVVMDAREALILSLKREVGALQTENEHLRAALHLSGDASNIVRSESKTERRVPLTPPVVDLNKLSEMERPELSQLIHAYITENEALRRENAELYATREQVIRDQELVCRENERLLKKLEDVNSFYYCRVCCRSPIIPARPTYSAEMLNDNNNEDAPGATNVWTNPNVEPTPLSSDMIRNGLYRSASSMPEKIQKELDKRRIVGSYNNIAEAYKDKSHHRRHNSWDNGNGTTRMSPDQAISPIDINQNAW, translated from the exons ATGGTGCTTGTGAAAAGTCCATCGCCTTCCCGAGGCGACAGTcttcaaaaagaaaatgcGAAGAAGGATAAAGGGAAGAGTCGCGTATCACGCGGCAATAGTCCCGCGGATCACACTACTTCCAGGGGAAATAGTCCAGGAAAGAGCAATTCTACAATTAAAGTAGTCACGAAAAGTAGCCTTCAACAGTCTCGTGGAAGCGA AACTGGTAGTATCGAGAGACTGGTAGACGGTGATAAGAGAGTGATCGCCACCAAGAATTGGCTTCCAGAGAACAACATAAATGTCGTTGTCAG AGTACGTCCGCTTAATAGCAAGGAAATTAAAGCCGGCGACGATATGGCCGTACAATTTCCCGGAGATGGACAGATATAC TGCGACGGATTTCCAAGCAGCGGGGACAAGAAGggcaaattattttcgtaCAACGTGGTGTTCGAGCCCACGGCCACTCAGGAGGACATCTTGCAATTCTCTGGTGTGAAAAAGCTTATTGAAATGGCGGTAGAAGGATTCAGCTGTACCGCGTTTTGCTACGGGCAAACCGGAAGCGGAAAAACTCACACCCTCACAGGGCCTCCAGAAATG CAGTTCGAAAGGATGAACCCTTACTCGGAGCAACACGGCCTGGTCTTCCGGTCTTTCGTCTACCTGTTTAAGTTGTTGCAAGAACGACAAGATTGTAATTTCGTGTTAAAAGCTTCCTTTCTGGAGATCTACAACGAAAAG GTAATAGATCTGTTAAATCCTGGCACGTCGAGGAAACCCCTAATGGTACGGTGGAGCAAAAAGACACGCGGCTTCTTCGTTGAAAACCTTTTCACCGTTGAGTGCGAGGAACTTGATGATCTTCTGGCGGTTCTCGAAGAAG GGatgagaaatagaaaagttgGTTCGCACAATATGAACGACTACTCCAGTAGAAGTCACAGTATTCTCACTGTCAGCATCACGTCTGAACAACAG ATGGATAACAGCGTGTTTATATCGAGACAAGGGAAAATTAACTTCGTCGATCTGGCTGGAAGTGAGATGACGAAGAAAACACAAAGCGAAGGGAAGACTCTGGAGGAagcgaataatattaataaaagtctCATGGTTCTAG GTTACTGCATAGCTTCTTTGAGCGATGGAAAACGCAAGGGTGGTCACATTCCGTATCGAGACAGCAAACTGACTAAGCTTCTGGCCGACAGTTTGGCAGGAAATGGCGTTACATTAATG atCGCCTGTATTTCGCCAGCTAAGTCGAACGCGAGCGAAACGTTGAATACATTGAGGTACGCGGCGAGGGTGAAGAAGATTCGAACGAAACCCATCGTGGTAATG GATGCTCGAGAAGCTCTGATTCTCAGTTTAAAACGAGAAGTAGGAGCTCTTCAGACGGAAAACGAACATCTGCGCGCGGCTCTTCATTTAAGTGGTGATGCATCGAATATAGTTCGTAGCGAATCCAAAA CTGAAAGAAGAGTGCCATTGACACCTCCAGTGGTGGATTTGAATAAACTATCCGAAATGGAACGACCCGAATTAAGTCAACTTATCCACGCGTATATTACCGAGAATGAAGCTCTCCGTCGAGAAAATGCAGAATTATATGCTACGAGGGAGCAAGTGATACGAGACCAAGAACTCGTATGCAGAGAAAACGAGAGGTTACTGAAGAAACTCGAGGACGTTAACTC ATTTTATTACTGTAGAGTGTGTTGCCGGTCGCCAATTATACCTGCCAGACCAACCTATTCGGCGGAAATGTTGAACGATAACAATAACGAGGACGCACCTGGCGCTACCAATGTTTGGACCAATCCTAACGTCGAACCTACGCCTCTTTCAAGT gATATGATCAGGAATGGATTATACAGATCCGCTAGTAGTATGCCAGAGAAGATCCAGAAAGAACTAGACAAACGTAGAATCGTAGGGAGTTATAATAACATAGCAGAAGCATACAAAGACAAGAGTCATCATCGTCGACACAATTCATGGGACAACGGGAACGGGACGACGAGAATGAGTCCGGACCAAGCTATATCACCGATAGATATTAATCA GAACGCATGGTAA
- the LOC122566136 gene encoding kinesin-like protein KIF12 isoform X4, with the protein MVLVKSPSPSRGDSLQKENAKKDKGKSRVSRGNSPADHTTSRGNSPGKSNSTIKVVTKSSLQQSRGSETGSIERLVDGDKRVIATKNWLPENNINVVVRVRPLNSKEIKAGDDMAVQFPGDGQIYCDGFPSSGDKKGKLFSYNVVFEPTATQEDILQFSGVKKLIEMAVEGFSCTAFCYGQTGSGKTHTLTGPPEMFERMNPYSEQHGLVFRSFVYLFKLLQERQDCNFVLKASFLEIYNEKVIDLLNPGTSRKPLMVRWSKKTRGFFVENLFTVECEELDDLLAVLEEGMRNRKVGSHNMNDYSSRSHSILTVSITSEQQMDNSVFISRQGKINFVDLAGSEMTKKTQSEGKTLEEANNINKSLMVLGYCIASLSDGKRKGGHIPYRDSKLTKLLADSLAGNGVTLMIACISPAKSNASETLNTLRYAARVKKIRTKPIVVMDAREALILSLKREVGALQTENEHLRAALHLSGDASNIVRSESKTERRVPLTPPVVDLNKLSEMERPELSQLIHAYITENEALRRENAELYATREQVIRDQELVCRENERLLKKLEDVNSVCCRSPIIPARPTYSAEMLNDNNNEDAPGATNVWTNPNVEPTPLSSDMIRNGLYRSASSMPEKIQKELDKRRIVGSYNNIAEAYKDKSHHRRHNSWDNGNGTTRMSPDQAISPIDINQYKKPSMRRTSTVPEERRPSETNDLLGEPVQPTDHSYNESPDSILSGPLEMANSTPDTAESETPTAPFPTVSHISSPFGTPEPEDHSIRTPRKFKEKEDETTERAFGSPIPIDEDKPL; encoded by the exons ATGGTGCTTGTGAAAAGTCCATCGCCTTCCCGAGGCGACAGTcttcaaaaagaaaatgcGAAGAAGGATAAAGGGAAGAGTCGCGTATCACGCGGCAATAGTCCCGCGGATCACACTACTTCCAGGGGAAATAGTCCAGGAAAGAGCAATTCTACAATTAAAGTAGTCACGAAAAGTAGCCTTCAACAGTCTCGTGGAAGCGA AACTGGTAGTATCGAGAGACTGGTAGACGGTGATAAGAGAGTGATCGCCACCAAGAATTGGCTTCCAGAGAACAACATAAATGTCGTTGTCAG AGTACGTCCGCTTAATAGCAAGGAAATTAAAGCCGGCGACGATATGGCCGTACAATTTCCCGGAGATGGACAGATATAC TGCGACGGATTTCCAAGCAGCGGGGACAAGAAGggcaaattattttcgtaCAACGTGGTGTTCGAGCCCACGGCCACTCAGGAGGACATCTTGCAATTCTCTGGTGTGAAAAAGCTTATTGAAATGGCGGTAGAAGGATTCAGCTGTACCGCGTTTTGCTACGGGCAAACCGGAAGCGGAAAAACTCACACCCTCACAGGGCCTCCAGAAATG TTCGAAAGGATGAACCCTTACTCGGAGCAACACGGCCTGGTCTTCCGGTCTTTCGTCTACCTGTTTAAGTTGTTGCAAGAACGACAAGATTGTAATTTCGTGTTAAAAGCTTCCTTTCTGGAGATCTACAACGAAAAG GTAATAGATCTGTTAAATCCTGGCACGTCGAGGAAACCCCTAATGGTACGGTGGAGCAAAAAGACACGCGGCTTCTTCGTTGAAAACCTTTTCACCGTTGAGTGCGAGGAACTTGATGATCTTCTGGCGGTTCTCGAAGAAG GGatgagaaatagaaaagttgGTTCGCACAATATGAACGACTACTCCAGTAGAAGTCACAGTATTCTCACTGTCAGCATCACGTCTGAACAACAG ATGGATAACAGCGTGTTTATATCGAGACAAGGGAAAATTAACTTCGTCGATCTGGCTGGAAGTGAGATGACGAAGAAAACACAAAGCGAAGGGAAGACTCTGGAGGAagcgaataatattaataaaagtctCATGGTTCTAG GTTACTGCATAGCTTCTTTGAGCGATGGAAAACGCAAGGGTGGTCACATTCCGTATCGAGACAGCAAACTGACTAAGCTTCTGGCCGACAGTTTGGCAGGAAATGGCGTTACATTAATG atCGCCTGTATTTCGCCAGCTAAGTCGAACGCGAGCGAAACGTTGAATACATTGAGGTACGCGGCGAGGGTGAAGAAGATTCGAACGAAACCCATCGTGGTAATG GATGCTCGAGAAGCTCTGATTCTCAGTTTAAAACGAGAAGTAGGAGCTCTTCAGACGGAAAACGAACATCTGCGCGCGGCTCTTCATTTAAGTGGTGATGCATCGAATATAGTTCGTAGCGAATCCAAAA CTGAAAGAAGAGTGCCATTGACACCTCCAGTGGTGGATTTGAATAAACTATCCGAAATGGAACGACCCGAATTAAGTCAACTTATCCACGCGTATATTACCGAGAATGAAGCTCTCCGTCGAGAAAATGCAGAATTATATGCTACGAGGGAGCAAGTGATACGAGACCAAGAACTCGTATGCAGAGAAAACGAGAGGTTACTGAAGAAACTCGAGGACGTTAACTC AGTGTGTTGCCGGTCGCCAATTATACCTGCCAGACCAACCTATTCGGCGGAAATGTTGAACGATAACAATAACGAGGACGCACCTGGCGCTACCAATGTTTGGACCAATCCTAACGTCGAACCTACGCCTCTTTCAAGT gATATGATCAGGAATGGATTATACAGATCCGCTAGTAGTATGCCAGAGAAGATCCAGAAAGAACTAGACAAACGTAGAATCGTAGGGAGTTATAATAACATAGCAGAAGCATACAAAGACAAGAGTCATCATCGTCGACACAATTCATGGGACAACGGGAACGGGACGACGAGAATGAGTCCGGACCAAGCTATATCACCGATAGATATTAATCA GTACAAAAAGCCGAGCATGCGTCGCACCTCGACAGTCCCTGAAGAACGAAGACCATCGGAGACGAACGATCTCCTGGGCGAACCGGTTCAACCAACCGACCATTCGTACAACGAATCCCCAGACTCGATACTCAGCGGTCCTCTGGAGATGGCGAACTCAACGCCGGACACAGCTGAGTCAGAGACGCCAACAGCGCCATTTCCGACGGTATCACACATCTCGTCCCCGTTCGGCACTCCGGAACCCGAAGACCATTCGATAAGGACAccaagaaaattcaaagagaaagaggacgaAACTACTGAAAGAGCTTTTGGAAGTCCAATTCCTATTGACGAAGATAAACCACTTTGA